From Gemmatimonadaceae bacterium, the proteins below share one genomic window:
- a CDS encoding rhodanese-like domain-containing protein, with amino-acid sequence MPKFQNRSVDVVLDVRSRLEFMLGRLDGAENIPVDRLPQALVDRTEIGRGSRILVYCASGARSAAAAAALKAAGFSNVVDGGGLNQARAQYQNA; translated from the coding sequence ATGCCCAAGTTCCAGAACCGTTCCGTTGACGTCGTCCTCGATGTGCGCAGTCGCCTCGAGTTCATGCTCGGCCGCCTCGACGGCGCCGAGAACATCCCGGTCGACCGGCTGCCGCAGGCGCTTGTGGATCGGACCGAGATCGGACGTGGCAGCCGAATTCTCGTGTACTGCGCGAGTGGCGCGCGCTCGGCGGCGGCCGCGGCGGCGCTCAAGGCCGCCGGGTTCAGCAACGTCGTCGACGGCGGTGGCTTGAACCAGGCCAGGGCCCAGTACCAGAACGCCTGA